The Afipia massiliensis genome has a segment encoding these proteins:
- a CDS encoding NfeD family protein: MADLFVKLGAWNWLILSVVLMAIETFAPGVFMLWLGLAALIVGLLSFGVAWSWQAQIIIFAALSVAMVPLWRYYSGRNASPTDKPFLNKRAESLIGRVFTLEKPIVDGIGTVRIDDTIWRISGPDAPSGSRVKITHADGASLRVEPA; this comes from the coding sequence ATGGCAGATCTTTTCGTGAAACTCGGAGCTTGGAACTGGCTGATCCTCAGTGTCGTGCTGATGGCGATCGAGACGTTCGCGCCCGGCGTGTTCATGCTGTGGCTCGGGCTCGCTGCGCTGATCGTCGGGCTGCTGTCGTTCGGCGTCGCATGGTCGTGGCAGGCGCAGATCATCATTTTCGCGGCGCTGTCGGTCGCGATGGTGCCGTTGTGGCGATATTACTCGGGGCGGAATGCAAGTCCGACCGACAAGCCGTTTCTCAACAAACGCGCGGAGAGCCTGATCGGACGGGTCTTCACGCTTGAGAAGCCGATTGTCGATGGCATCGGCACAGTGAGGATCGACGACACGATCTGGCGCATCTCAGGACCGGATGCGCCGTCCGGCAGCCGCGTTAAGATCACTCATGCCGACGGCGCGAGCCTGCGTGTGGAGCCGGCTTAA
- a CDS encoding outer membrane beta-barrel protein, whose product MQGSQQPVRLWDHRWRAPEWRALPVCALLALCHPSTAFAQSLTPDMLSPTQGGFAPRDQSLLRRTAQADDNSRGTPAPSRIGTIPTYGIPPASGASESGFDSLNRVRKKPKLYPGAPKPKFVGPGNPSPSTPRARIAAPVSPSVAGTLPGQPARRRLKLDDDPFANVGFHSGAFLTKAAVELWGGYDTNPGRMNQPKGSAFYRVAPELLIASDWKRHSLIADLRGSFTGYGTTFPPGIDGPSPVPTSINAPNFNGRINGRIDATRDTRINTELRMRVFTDNPGSPNIQAGLTKYPLATAIGGTAGIEHDFNRLQVSVAGLADRTTYQQSMLTDGTSTTNDDRNYNQFGGLARVSYDLMPGLKPFGEVKADTRLHDVKFDRSGYQRDSNGGYVKAGTTFEFSRLLTGEAAVGYSLRTYQDPRLSDMTGLLTSASLIWTASGLTTVRLDATSSIGETTLAGVSGVISRDYSLQVDHAFRRWLIGTAKVGTGTSDYDGTRFDKRYFVEGDLVYKLSRTFQLKAQVRHDWLDSSITGANSASTVVMLGIRVQR is encoded by the coding sequence GTGCAAGGCTCGCAGCAACCTGTCCGGTTGTGGGACCATCGCTGGCGTGCGCCCGAATGGCGTGCGCTGCCGGTGTGCGCTCTGCTGGCGCTGTGCCACCCTTCAACCGCATTCGCGCAGTCGCTCACTCCCGACATGCTGAGTCCCACGCAGGGCGGGTTCGCTCCGCGCGACCAGTCGCTGCTGCGCCGGACTGCGCAGGCTGACGATAATTCGCGCGGTACGCCTGCGCCGTCGCGGATCGGCACGATTCCGACCTATGGCATTCCGCCAGCGTCCGGCGCATCGGAGAGCGGCTTCGATTCGCTTAATCGCGTGCGCAAAAAGCCGAAGCTTTATCCCGGCGCGCCGAAGCCGAAGTTTGTCGGTCCAGGCAATCCGTCGCCGTCCACACCACGCGCACGCATCGCAGCCCCGGTTTCGCCGTCGGTCGCCGGCACGCTTCCCGGCCAGCCCGCGCGCCGCCGCCTGAAACTCGACGACGATCCGTTCGCCAATGTCGGTTTCCACAGCGGCGCGTTTCTCACCAAGGCTGCGGTCGAACTCTGGGGCGGATACGACACCAATCCCGGCCGTATGAACCAGCCGAAGGGATCGGCATTCTACAGGGTGGCGCCGGAATTGCTGATCGCGTCCGACTGGAAGCGCCATTCGCTGATCGCCGATCTGCGCGGCTCCTTCACCGGCTACGGCACGACATTTCCGCCGGGCATCGACGGGCCCTCGCCGGTGCCGACCAGCATCAACGCGCCGAATTTCAACGGCAGGATCAACGGCCGCATCGACGCCACGCGCGATACCCGCATCAACACCGAACTGCGGATGCGGGTTTTCACCGACAATCCCGGTTCGCCCAACATCCAGGCGGGTCTTACCAAATATCCGCTGGCGACAGCGATCGGCGGCACTGCGGGCATCGAGCACGATTTCAACCGCCTGCAGGTTTCGGTCGCGGGTCTTGCCGATCGCACGACGTATCAGCAATCGATGCTCACCGACGGGACGAGCACGACCAACGACGACCGCAACTACAACCAGTTCGGTGGGCTCGCGCGCGTCAGCTACGACCTGATGCCCGGCCTGAAGCCGTTCGGCGAAGTGAAGGCCGACACCCGGCTTCACGACGTGAAGTTCGACCGGTCCGGCTATCAGCGCGATTCCAACGGCGGCTATGTGAAGGCTGGCACCACGTTCGAATTCTCGCGGCTGCTGACCGGCGAAGCCGCGGTCGGCTATTCGCTGCGCACCTATCAGGATCCGCGCCTTTCCGACATGACGGGTCTCTTGACCAGCGCGTCGCTGATCTGGACCGCATCCGGACTGACCACGGTGCGGCTCGATGCGACATCGTCCATCGGCGAGACCACTCTGGCCGGCGTTTCCGGTGTGATCTCCCGCGATTACTCGTTGCAGGTGGATCATGCATTTCGCCGCTGGCTGATCGGCACCGCGAAGGTCGGCACCGGCACCTCGGACTACGACGGCACGCGGTTCGACAAGCGCTACTTTGTGGAGGGCGATCTGGTCTACAAACTGTCGCGCACGTTCCAGCTCAAGGCGCAGGTGCGCCACGACTGGCTGGATAGTTCGATCACCGGCGCGAACTCAGCTTCCACGGTGGTGATGCTCGGCATCCGCGTGCAGCGGTGA
- a CDS encoding serine hydrolase domain-containing protein has protein sequence MIATAIRTHAARYALALLTLTGMNMIASTGLDAQTAQPLPTAAETDPKTLGLMQGFPPPPDKTIRFIDGSSSRFPNTRWAFSHYRELVPTATVSRGEGPVAPLPRAERDLGGVAITTMDGKAITFNDAMQLTYTDGIVVMHKGKIVFEKYFGEGSPQLPHIAFSVTKSFVGTLAAVLAANGKLDPAAPVTKYVPELKDTAYGDATVRQVMDMTIGVKFSENYSDPNAEVFDYARAGGMMPIAPGYQGPRSFYAFLVKLNKEGEHGQAFAYKTANAEVLAWIVKRASGQSLAALLSSEIWSKLGAEHDGYFMVDSVGTESGGGGYNTALRDLARFGEMMRNKGKFNGQQVIPEAAVADVTQGGKKDDFAKAGYGLLKGWSYRDMWWITHNEHNAYVARGIYGQSVYVDPTAEMVIARYASHPMAANAANDPVSLPMYMALAKELMK, from the coding sequence ATGATTGCCACGGCCATCCGCACCCACGCCGCACGATATGCGCTCGCCCTGCTTACGCTCACGGGAATGAACATGATTGCTTCCACCGGATTGGATGCGCAAACCGCCCAGCCGCTTCCGACAGCGGCCGAGACCGATCCGAAGACACTCGGCCTGATGCAGGGCTTTCCGCCGCCGCCCGACAAGACCATCCGCTTCATCGACGGCTCGTCGTCGCGCTTTCCGAACACGCGCTGGGCGTTCAGCCACTACCGCGAACTGGTGCCGACCGCGACGGTGTCGCGCGGCGAAGGCCCGGTGGCGCCGCTGCCGCGCGCCGAACGCGATCTCGGCGGCGTCGCCATCACCACCATGGACGGCAAGGCGATCACCTTCAATGACGCGATGCAGCTGACTTATACCGACGGCATCGTTGTGATGCACAAGGGCAAGATCGTCTTTGAAAAGTATTTCGGCGAAGGCAGCCCGCAACTGCCGCACATCGCGTTCTCGGTGACGAAGTCCTTCGTCGGCACGCTGGCGGCGGTGCTCGCGGCCAACGGCAAGCTCGATCCCGCGGCTCCCGTCACCAAGTACGTGCCCGAACTGAAAGACACCGCCTATGGCGACGCCACCGTGCGCCAGGTGATGGACATGACCATCGGCGTGAAGTTCTCGGAAAACTATTCCGATCCGAATGCCGAAGTGTTCGACTATGCCCGCGCCGGCGGCATGATGCCCATCGCCCCCGGCTATCAGGGGCCGCGCAGCTTCTACGCCTTTCTCGTCAAGCTGAACAAGGAAGGCGAGCACGGTCAGGCCTTCGCCTACAAGACGGCAAACGCCGAAGTCCTGGCATGGATCGTCAAGCGTGCCTCCGGCCAGTCGCTGGCCGCGCTGCTGTCATCGGAAATCTGGTCGAAGCTCGGCGCCGAGCATGACGGCTACTTTATGGTCGACAGCGTCGGCACCGAATCCGGCGGCGGCGGCTACAACACCGCGTTGCGCGATCTTGCGCGCTTCGGCGAGATGATGCGCAACAAGGGCAAGTTCAACGGCCAGCAGGTCATTCCCGAAGCCGCCGTCGCCGACGTGACGCAGGGCGGCAAGAAGGACGACTTCGCCAAGGCCGGTTACGGACTGCTGAAGGGCTGGTCCTATCGCGACATGTGGTGGATCACCCACAACGAACACAACGCCTACGTCGCGCGCGGCATCTACGGCCAGAGCGTTTACGTCGATCCGACCGCGGAGATGGTGATCGCCCGCTACGCCTCGCATCCGATGGCGGCCAACGCAGCCAACGATCCGGTCTCGCTGCCGATGTACATGGCGCTGGCGAAGGAGCTGATGAAGTAG
- a CDS encoding carboxymuconolactone decarboxylase family protein, giving the protein MSRIAPLQPPYPADVQADFDRVMPPGASPLVLFRTIATSERAWKKFRNASLLDRGPLSLREREIVIKRTCALTGCEYEWGVHVTAFAQAAKLTDEQVRATVLEPADASCWSGAEQTLIAAVDALHHRARLTSEEFAALAAHFDGMKILEIMQLCGFYHTVAYIANGLDLPLESNAARFPQN; this is encoded by the coding sequence ATGTCACGGATCGCGCCGTTGCAGCCGCCTTACCCGGCCGATGTTCAGGCCGATTTCGACCGGGTCATGCCCCCGGGGGCTTCGCCGCTGGTTCTATTTCGAACGATTGCGACGTCCGAACGTGCGTGGAAGAAGTTTCGCAATGCCAGTCTGCTCGATCGCGGGCCACTGTCCCTGCGCGAGCGTGAAATCGTCATTAAGCGGACTTGCGCATTGACCGGCTGCGAATACGAGTGGGGTGTGCACGTCACTGCTTTCGCGCAAGCGGCGAAACTGACCGACGAGCAGGTGAGGGCGACAGTTCTCGAGCCGGCCGATGCGTCGTGCTGGTCTGGCGCCGAGCAAACGCTGATCGCGGCGGTCGATGCGCTTCATCATCGCGCGAGGCTGACGAGTGAGGAGTTCGCCGCGCTTGCCGCACATTTCGACGGCATGAAGATCTTGGAGATCATGCAGCTTTGCGGCTTTTATCACACGGTTGCTTACATCGCCAACGGTCTCGACCTGCCGCTTGAGTCGAACGCTGCGCGATTTCCGCAGAACTAA
- a CDS encoding glycosyltransferase family 39 protein, with amino-acid sequence MTDFIGGGLDVSSRDLAGAGLGERLKRYAQWLSRCSAFDLASCAALAALVIVALWTFQNYAISNDEGVQHRYGELIIAYYKSGFTDQSLFKLDNLYLYGGLFDIAALGLAQILPVDQYELRHLLCALIGIGGIGAAAATARLIAGPRAAFFAIIALVLCGSWYGGMFNHTKGIPLAAFMAGAMYFLIRATRDLPVPRMRDVIGFGIMTGAALGIRSLSLLLIGYAGLAILLSMPRPVAGHWQERARFVMRSALWLMPAFVIAYVIMIAAWPWAALSPLNPIRGLLSFNDFHYHIRTILFGQVYEMANVPRYYVPTYIAIRLPLLTLGGTLLGLALILLPKSIGGIGGARRRELGLIAFAAIFPVVCQVITEGPAFDGCRHFLFVFPPIAILAGVGLSASIGALARLHRGTMIVWLAIITTGYTWTAGKLYHLHPYEYLYYNQLVGGLEGASRRFVTDYWVNIMPEALEELHDFLDRTEPATAKTNVYRVAVCGERVSYEEYARPNLQWIRMHDWRFADFYIAPTHMNCDRILAGKVIGRIERLGVTIGTIKDRRAVREREE; translated from the coding sequence ATGACCGATTTCATAGGTGGCGGGCTGGATGTTTCCAGCCGCGATCTCGCTGGCGCCGGGCTCGGCGAGCGGCTGAAGCGCTATGCGCAGTGGCTCAGCCGGTGCAGCGCGTTCGATCTCGCCTCCTGCGCCGCGCTGGCCGCGCTTGTTATCGTTGCGCTGTGGACCTTCCAGAACTACGCGATTTCCAACGACGAGGGCGTACAGCATCGCTACGGCGAACTGATCATCGCCTACTACAAGAGCGGCTTCACCGACCAGTCGCTGTTCAAGCTCGACAATCTCTATCTCTATGGCGGACTGTTCGACATCGCCGCGCTGGGTCTGGCGCAGATCCTGCCCGTCGATCAGTACGAACTGCGCCATCTCTTGTGCGCACTGATCGGCATCGGCGGCATCGGTGCGGCGGCTGCGACGGCACGCCTGATCGCCGGGCCGCGCGCCGCCTTCTTCGCCATCATCGCGCTGGTGCTGTGCGGCTCGTGGTACGGCGGCATGTTCAACCACACCAAGGGCATTCCGCTGGCCGCCTTCATGGCCGGAGCGATGTATTTCCTGATCCGCGCCACGCGCGATCTGCCCGTGCCGCGGATGCGCGACGTGATCGGGTTCGGCATCATGACCGGCGCCGCGCTGGGCATCCGATCGCTGAGCCTGCTGCTGATCGGATATGCCGGCCTCGCCATCCTCCTGAGCATGCCCCGCCCGGTGGCCGGCCACTGGCAGGAGCGCGCGCGGTTCGTGATGCGATCGGCGCTGTGGCTCATGCCCGCCTTCGTGATCGCCTATGTCATCATGATCGCGGCGTGGCCATGGGCGGCGCTGTCGCCGCTCAACCCGATCCGCGGCCTGCTGTCATTCAACGACTTCCACTATCACATCCGCACGATCCTGTTCGGCCAGGTCTACGAGATGGCCAACGTGCCGCGCTACTACGTGCCGACCTACATCGCGATCCGGCTGCCGCTACTGACGCTCGGCGGAACGCTGCTCGGACTGGCGCTGATCCTGCTGCCAAAAAGTATCGGCGGCATCGGCGGCGCGCGCCGCCGCGAACTCGGGCTGATTGCGTTCGCCGCGATTTTCCCGGTGGTGTGTCAGGTCATCACGGAGGGACCGGCGTTCGACGGCTGCCGTCATTTCCTGTTCGTGTTTCCGCCGATCGCAATTCTCGCCGGCGTTGGCCTCAGCGCCTCGATCGGCGCGCTGGCGCGGCTGCATCGCGGCACCATGATCGTCTGGCTCGCCATCATCACCACGGGATACACCTGGACGGCGGGCAAGCTGTATCACCTGCATCCCTATGAGTATCTCTATTACAATCAGCTCGTCGGCGGGCTGGAAGGCGCGTCGCGGCGCTTCGTGACCGATTACTGGGTCAACATCATGCCCGAGGCGCTCGAGGAGCTGCACGATTTCCTCGACCGCACCGAGCCCGCCACCGCGAAGACCAACGTCTATCGTGTCGCCGTTTGCGGCGAGCGCGTCTCCTATGAAGAGTATGCGCGGCCGAACCTGCAATGGATCAGGATGCATGACTGGCGCTTCGCCGATTTCTACATCGCGCCGACCCACATGAACTGCGACCGCATTCTCGCCGGAAAGGTCATCGGCAGAATCGAACGCCTCGGCGTGACCATCGGCACCATCAAGGATCGCCGCGCCGTGCGAGAGCGGGAAGAATGA
- a CDS encoding PLP-dependent aminotransferase family protein, whose translation MTAASGAFDFTPLLAKGLPPAAAKWNGFPKYNFVGGNNDADQVPVDRLLAASTAVLTREGATLATYGLNSGPLGYRPLREFLVGKLKRDAGITCTADEILITSGSLQGLDLVNGLLTSPGDTVLIEQECYQGSITRLVRRGVNIVGIPLDGDGMRVDAVASALADLKAKGIRPKYIYTIPTVQNPTGTIMSEQRRAELLKLSEDYGVPIFEDDCYADLIWNGQRPPALYAMSKAGGVIHIGSFSKSVAPALRVGYIVAPWEVLSRILPIKTDAGSGALEQMVLAEFCTAHFNDHVPKLARGLRLKLEAMMEALAEQFGTAAEFDDPPGGIFLWVKLPDNVDTLKLYQAALASGIAINPGTEWSVNAAHSKSRLRLCFASPSVQEIRDGVAALAEVCRKEFGVPSRSANVERAKG comes from the coding sequence ATGACTGCTGCTTCAGGCGCGTTCGATTTCACGCCGCTGCTGGCCAAGGGACTGCCGCCTGCGGCCGCGAAATGGAACGGCTTTCCGAAGTACAATTTCGTCGGCGGCAACAACGATGCCGATCAGGTCCCGGTGGACCGGCTGCTGGCGGCGTCGACTGCGGTGCTGACGCGGGAAGGCGCGACGCTTGCCACCTACGGCCTCAACAGCGGGCCGCTGGGCTATCGTCCGCTGCGCGAATTTCTCGTCGGCAAGCTGAAGCGCGATGCGGGCATCACCTGCACCGCCGATGAAATCCTCATCACGTCGGGCTCGCTGCAAGGTCTCGATCTGGTCAACGGTCTGCTCACGTCGCCGGGCGACACCGTGCTGATCGAGCAGGAATGCTATCAGGGATCGATCACGCGGCTGGTGCGGCGCGGAGTCAATATCGTCGGCATTCCGCTCGACGGCGACGGGATGCGGGTCGATGCGGTGGCGTCCGCGCTCGCGGATTTGAAGGCGAAGGGCATTCGGCCGAAATACATCTACACCATCCCGACGGTGCAGAATCCGACCGGCACGATCATGAGCGAACAGCGCCGCGCCGAACTGCTGAAGCTGTCGGAAGACTACGGCGTGCCGATTTTCGAGGACGATTGCTACGCGGACCTGATCTGGAACGGCCAGCGTCCGCCGGCGCTCTATGCCATGAGCAAGGCGGGCGGCGTCATCCACATCGGCTCGTTCTCCAAGTCGGTCGCGCCGGCCCTGCGTGTCGGTTACATCGTGGCACCGTGGGAGGTGCTGTCGCGCATTCTGCCGATCAAAACGGATGCGGGCTCCGGCGCGCTGGAGCAAATGGTGCTGGCGGAATTCTGCACCGCGCATTTCAACGACCACGTGCCGAAGCTGGCGCGCGGGCTCCGGCTGAAACTCGAGGCGATGATGGAAGCGCTGGCCGAACAGTTCGGCACCGCGGCGGAATTCGACGATCCGCCGGGCGGAATCTTTCTCTGGGTCAAGCTGCCGGACAATGTCGATACGCTGAAGCTGTATCAGGCGGCGCTGGCGTCAGGCATCGCGATTAATCCGGGAACGGAATGGTCCGTCAACGCCGCGCACAGCAAGAGCCGGCTGCGGCTGTGTTTCGCCAGTCCGTCAGTGCAGGAAATCCGCGACGGCGTCGCCGCGCTGGCCGAGGTCTGCCGCAAGGAGTTCGGCGTACCCAGCCGCAGCGCGAATGTCGAGCGGGCTAAGGGCTAA
- a CDS encoding BA14K family protein: MRTGKLLAAVLLAGATALAVSQPATAVPLMNDAALSKAAPTGDVTNVQYYRRGYGHRHHHHHGHYHRRGYGSTAAGIGIGLAAGAVIGGAIAASQAQAQQNAAYCAQRYRSYDPRSGTYLNNDGNRYPCP, translated from the coding sequence ATGCGAACTGGAAAACTTCTCGCGGCCGTTCTGCTTGCCGGCGCGACAGCCCTCGCCGTCTCGCAGCCCGCAACCGCGGTGCCGCTGATGAACGATGCAGCGCTGAGCAAGGCAGCGCCGACCGGCGATGTCACCAACGTGCAGTACTACCGCCGCGGCTACGGTCATCGCCACCACCACCATCATGGCCACTACCATCGCCGTGGCTATGGCAGCACCGCAGCCGGCATCGGCATCGGTCTCGCGGCAGGCGCGGTGATCGGCGGCGCTATTGCCGCCTCGCAGGCGCAGGCCCAGCAGAACGCGGCCTATTGTGCGCAGCGCTACCGCTCCTACGATCCTCGTTCCGGCACCTACCTGAACAACGACGGCAACCGCTATCCCTGCCCGTAA
- a CDS encoding ATP-dependent DNA helicase: protein MTTFTPHQDQALRAVADWLKARPGKNGTPPVFRLFGYAGTGKTTLARHIADGVNGNVKFAAFTGKAALVMRNKGCDNASTIHSLIYRTRESGEEQPSFELWDDAPASKAKLIVIDECSMVDAELGRDLMSFDCPLLVLGDPAQLPPIQGGGFFTDAEPDAMLTEVHRQAQDDPIVRMSMAVREGRSLDLGTFGESEVVRRDALDPDRVMAADQVLVGRNNTRRAYNMRVRQKQNIEDPLPVAGDKLVCLRNNRKKALFNGGLWRVKSRAASKSKIITMRLSPDEEVSSAKVTKVSVRADCFGGGIEDIPWEQRRPYDEFDYGYVLTVHKSQGSQWNDVVLFDESFAFQDSRARWLYTGITRAAKRLTVVV from the coding sequence ATGACCACCTTCACGCCGCATCAGGATCAGGCGCTCCGCGCCGTCGCCGACTGGCTCAAGGCCAGGCCGGGCAAGAACGGCACGCCGCCGGTGTTCCGGCTGTTCGGCTATGCCGGAACCGGCAAGACCACGCTGGCGCGGCACATCGCCGACGGCGTCAACGGCAATGTGAAGTTCGCGGCATTCACCGGCAAGGCCGCGCTGGTGATGCGCAACAAGGGTTGCGACAACGCTTCCACAATTCATTCGCTGATCTACCGCACCCGCGAGTCCGGCGAGGAACAGCCGAGCTTCGAGTTGTGGGACGACGCGCCCGCCTCCAAGGCCAAGCTGATTGTCATCGACGAATGCTCGATGGTGGACGCGGAGCTGGGCCGCGACCTGATGTCGTTCGATTGCCCGCTGCTGGTGCTGGGCGATCCGGCGCAGCTGCCGCCGATCCAGGGCGGCGGCTTTTTCACCGATGCCGAGCCCGACGCGATGCTCACCGAGGTTCATCGTCAGGCGCAGGACGATCCGATCGTGCGGATGTCGATGGCGGTGCGCGAAGGGCGTTCGCTCGACCTCGGCACGTTTGGCGAGTCTGAGGTGGTGCGGCGTGATGCGCTCGATCCGGATCGCGTCATGGCGGCGGATCAGGTTCTGGTCGGCCGCAACAACACCCGCCGCGCCTACAACATGCGGGTGCGGCAGAAGCAGAACATCGAGGACCCGTTGCCGGTGGCCGGCGACAAGCTGGTCTGCCTGCGCAACAACCGCAAGAAGGCGCTGTTCAACGGCGGCCTTTGGCGGGTGAAGTCGCGCGCAGCCTCGAAGTCCAAGATCATCACCATGCGGCTGTCGCCGGACGAAGAAGTCAGCAGCGCCAAGGTGACAAAGGTGTCGGTACGCGCCGACTGCTTCGGCGGCGGCATCGAGGACATTCCGTGGGAGCAGCGGCGGCCCTATGACGAGTTCGACTACGGCTACGTGCTGACCGTACACAAGTCGCAGGGCTCGCAGTGGAACGACGTCGTGCTGTTCGACGAGAGCTTCGCCTTCCAGGACAGCCGCGCCCGCTGGCTCTACACCGGCATCACTCGCGCAGCGAAACGGTTAACAGTGGTGGTCTGA
- a CDS encoding winged helix-turn-helix transcriptional regulator, translated as MASKPGPAVRTKPVRGSASGRPIMALLDLLGRRWTLRIVWEMREKALTSRELRAACDDASPTVIQARLAELRAAGFVEKRDAGGYRLTAQGEELLGTFMPLHRFADKWSKANKAK; from the coding sequence ATGGCCAGCAAACCGGGACCGGCGGTCAGAACGAAGCCGGTGCGCGGCTCGGCATCGGGCCGCCCGATCATGGCTCTGCTCGATCTCCTGGGACGCCGTTGGACGCTCAGGATTGTCTGGGAGATGCGTGAAAAGGCGCTGACATCGCGTGAGTTGCGCGCGGCATGCGACGACGCATCACCGACCGTGATTCAGGCGCGGCTGGCCGAATTGCGCGCGGCCGGCTTCGTCGAAAAGCGCGACGCCGGCGGCTATCGGCTGACAGCTCAAGGCGAAGAACTGCTCGGCACGTTCATGCCGCTCCATCGTTTCGCGGACAAATGGAGCAAAGCAAACAAAGCAAAATAG
- a CDS encoding KpsF/GutQ family sugar-phosphate isomerase — translation MASSTSRTATPSATRTASAAIESALRTLDAEASGVTALANALQSDLGPAFDAAVARVREAKGRLIVTGLGKSGHIGKKMAATFASTGTPAFFVHAAEASHGDLGMITGDDVIMALSWSGETAELKNLINYSRRFRIGLIAVTSEADSTLGAAADIVLTLPKAREACPHNLAPTTSSLMQLALGDALAVALLESRGFTALDFSALHPSGKLGAMLKFVRDLMHKDAAVPVKPLGTKMSDALVEMTSKGFGCVGITDARGEIIGIVTDGDLRRHMRPDLMTATVDDVMTKNPKTISPDLLASEALEILNTSKITALIVTDGKKPVGIVHLHDILRAGVA, via the coding sequence ATGGCCAGCTCAACATCGCGGACAGCGACCCCTTCCGCGACCCGCACCGCGTCGGCGGCGATCGAATCCGCGCTGCGCACGCTCGATGCAGAAGCGAGCGGCGTCACCGCGCTGGCGAATGCCCTCCAGTCGGACCTCGGACCTGCGTTCGACGCCGCCGTCGCGCGGGTTCGTGAGGCCAAGGGCCGCCTGATCGTGACGGGCCTCGGCAAGTCCGGCCACATCGGCAAGAAAATGGCGGCGACCTTCGCCTCCACCGGCACCCCCGCCTTCTTCGTTCACGCGGCGGAAGCGAGCCACGGCGACCTCGGCATGATCACCGGCGACGATGTCATCATGGCGCTGTCTTGGTCCGGCGAGACTGCCGAACTGAAGAACCTGATCAATTACTCGCGCCGCTTCCGCATTGGATTGATCGCAGTGACCTCGGAGGCAGACTCGACGCTGGGCGCCGCCGCCGACATCGTGCTAACACTGCCCAAGGCGCGCGAGGCCTGCCCGCACAACCTCGCGCCGACGACGTCGTCGCTGATGCAGCTCGCGCTCGGCGATGCACTCGCCGTGGCGCTGCTCGAAAGCCGCGGCTTCACCGCGCTCGATTTCAGCGCGCTGCATCCCTCCGGCAAACTCGGCGCGATGCTGAAATTCGTGCGCGACCTGATGCACAAGGATGCTGCCGTGCCGGTCAAACCGCTCGGCACCAAAATGTCCGACGCGCTGGTGGAGATGACATCGAAGGGCTTCGGCTGCGTAGGCATTACCGATGCGCGCGGCGAGATTATCGGCATCGTCACCGACGGCGATTTGCGCCGTCACATGCGGCCTGACCTGATGACCGCCACGGTCGATGACGTCATGACGAAAAATCCGAAGACCATCAGCCCCGATCTACTCGCCAGCGAGGCGCTGGAGATCCTCAATACCTCGAAGATCACCGCGCTGATCGTCACCGACGGAAAGAAACCGGTAGGCATCGTGCATCTGCACGATATCCTGCGCGCAGGCGTCGCTTAA